In Sulfitobacter sp. OXR-159, one DNA window encodes the following:
- a CDS encoding ABC transporter permease, producing the protein MEQLTWTGSLAGLNIIFLGLCVMLALAVAAQIVVSFLPASEAQEINPDGTVARRGGVAGGLNRAVILLFALLILVALIYIVAGAFMGPQAGIFGGMSQQMLPVWIALILTFAVSIHFKRRLGLYGKLFDSTVGMIGFAIVMFWVFTGVFGGLFDLLVTHDSLSQTSGMKNKLPGTPLRSPDEGEYPWFLLGGDNLARDVFSRLIKGSWVVVQIAPLATLFAFMVGITLGLPAGYYGGRLDTILSFLANLILAFPVILLFYLLVTPEIVLTGIPNYMAVFLFIFPLIFLAVLLNSRYYTQPSFRTPLLIVVLGVVGWLYLSLVSTDGAIVATDSYRIPGLPGMIDLFDIDAGVLVVFVSVVFVNSPTVFRIVRGLALDIKTRDYVAAAQTRGEGPWYIMLWEILPNARGPLIVDFCLRIGYTTILLGTLGFFGLGLESESPDWGSTINAGRRLLSLYPHAAIAPALALLSLVLGLNLLADGLREESLRD; encoded by the coding sequence ATGGAACAACTGACATGGACCGGGTCTCTTGCGGGGCTCAACATCATCTTCCTCGGCCTTTGCGTGATGCTGGCCTTGGCTGTCGCGGCACAGATTGTCGTTTCCTTCCTGCCTGCCAGTGAGGCACAAGAGATCAACCCCGACGGCACCGTTGCCCGACGGGGCGGTGTGGCGGGCGGGCTGAACCGCGCGGTGATCCTGCTGTTTGCGCTGCTGATCCTTGTGGCGCTGATCTATATCGTCGCCGGTGCCTTCATGGGGCCGCAGGCAGGTATCTTCGGCGGCATGTCGCAGCAGATGCTGCCGGTCTGGATCGCGCTGATCCTGACCTTCGCCGTCTCCATCCACTTCAAACGCCGCCTTGGCCTCTACGGCAAGCTTTTCGATAGCACCGTGGGGATGATCGGCTTTGCCATCGTCATGTTCTGGGTCTTCACCGGAGTTTTTGGCGGGTTGTTCGACCTGCTGGTGACCCACGACAGCCTCAGCCAAACGTCGGGCATGAAGAACAAGCTGCCCGGCACCCCGCTGCGCAGCCCCGATGAGGGCGAATACCCGTGGTTCCTGTTGGGCGGTGATAACCTTGCCCGCGATGTTTTCTCTCGGCTGATCAAGGGCTCTTGGGTCGTGGTGCAGATCGCGCCGCTGGCGACGCTCTTTGCCTTCATGGTGGGGATCACGCTGGGCCTGCCTGCGGGCTATTACGGCGGGCGGCTGGATACGATCCTCAGCTTTTTGGCAAACCTAATCCTCGCCTTCCCGGTGATCTTGCTGTTCTACCTGCTGGTCACGCCCGAGATCGTGCTGACCGGCATTCCGAACTATATGGCCGTGTTCCTGTTCATCTTCCCGCTGATCTTCCTCGCCGTGCTGCTGAACTCGCGCTACTACACGCAGCCATCGTTCCGCACGCCGCTGCTGATCGTGGTGCTGGGCGTGGTCGGCTGGCTGTACCTGTCGCTGGTCTCTACCGACGGTGCGATCGTGGCGACGGATAGCTACCGCATCCCGGGCTTACCCGGCATGATCGACCTCTTTGATATCGACGCCGGTGTGCTGGTGGTCTTTGTCTCGGTCGTCTTCGTGAACTCGCCCACGGTCTTCCGCATCGTGCGCGGCCTCGCACTCGACATCAAAACCCGCGACTATGTGGCCGCCGCCCAAACCCGCGGCGAAGGCCCGTGGTACATCATGCTGTGGGAAATCCTGCCCAACGCCCGTGGCCCGCTGATCGTCGATTTCTGTCTGCGCATTGGTTATACCACGATCCTTCTGGGCACTTTGGGCTTTTTCGGCCTTGGGCTAGAGAGCGAAAGCCCGGATTGGGGCAGCACGATCAACGCAGGTCGCCGCCTGCTGTCGCTCTACCCGCACGCGGCCATCGCACCTGCCCTTGCGCTTCTGAGCCTCGTTCTAGGCCTGAACCTGCTGGCCGACGGCCTGCGCGAAGAATCCTTGCGCGACTAA